A window of the Meiothermus sp. Pnk-1 genome harbors these coding sequences:
- the fmt gene encoding methionyl-tRNA formyltransferase, with translation MSLSTSRRLAFFGSPAWAVPVLEALHDHHQVVLVVAQPDKPAGRGLSLTPPPVAQRARQLGLPVAQPHRLRNNAEFAQQIRALDLDVAVTAAYGKILPAELLELPRHGFLNLHPSDLPKYRGPAPVQWTLINGDPETAVCIVQTDPGMDTGPVVARWRTTVEPDEDAVRLANRLRDRGIQLLLEALRDLEHLTPEPQPLEGTHAPMLKKEDGRVRWTEAARAIYDRHRGVQPWPGSWFEHEGKRVKAISLRPREGRASGVAGTVLEVTPNSLIVTAGEGAVELLEVQPEGKRPMRAADWARGYGVKMGTHLA, from the coding sequence ATGTCTTTGTCTACATCCCGTCGTTTAGCCTTTTTCGGTTCCCCGGCTTGGGCGGTGCCGGTGCTGGAGGCCCTACACGACCACCACCAGGTGGTCTTGGTCGTGGCCCAGCCGGACAAACCGGCGGGGCGGGGCCTCTCGCTCACCCCTCCACCCGTGGCCCAGCGGGCCCGGCAATTGGGACTGCCGGTCGCGCAGCCCCATAGGCTACGGAACAACGCCGAGTTTGCGCAGCAGATAAGGGCCCTAGACCTGGACGTGGCGGTGACTGCGGCCTACGGCAAGATTCTGCCCGCCGAGCTACTCGAGCTTCCCCGCCATGGCTTCCTTAACTTGCACCCCTCTGACCTGCCCAAGTACCGCGGCCCGGCTCCGGTGCAGTGGACGCTGATCAATGGGGACCCGGAGACCGCGGTGTGCATTGTGCAGACCGACCCTGGCATGGACACCGGCCCGGTAGTGGCCCGCTGGCGCACCACGGTGGAGCCGGATGAAGACGCGGTGCGGCTCGCCAACCGCCTGCGCGACCGGGGGATCCAGCTCCTGCTGGAAGCCTTGCGCGATCTCGAGCACCTCACCCCAGAGCCCCAGCCGCTCGAGGGAACCCATGCCCCGATGCTCAAAAAGGAGGATGGCCGGGTGCGCTGGACAGAGGCCGCCCGGGCCATCTATGACCGCCACCGGGGGGTACAGCCTTGGCCGGGCTCGTGGTTCGAGCACGAGGGGAAGCGGGTCAAGGCGATTTCCCTGCGGCCGCGGGAGGGCCGGGCTTCGGGGGTGGCGGGAACCGTGCTCGAGGTTACCCCGAATTCGCTCATCGTGACGGCGGGTGAGGGCGCCGTCGAGTTGCTCGAGGTCCAGCCCGAGGGCAAGCGACCGATGCGAGCCGCCGACTGGGCGCGGGGGTATGGGGTCAAAATGGGAACGCATTTAGCCTGA
- a CDS encoding DsrE/DsrF/DrsH-like family protein yields MSEKLAMIVESGTTDKLMAASILTAGAAAMGKNVTVFLTFGGLMAFKKGYEQAPMVLPNEFKGMEEILSQTMQAKKIPHWMKNFQDAKEIGNVHFYACSATMDLFDLKKDDLEPIVEDVVGVAYFMKETEGAQTLFI; encoded by the coding sequence ATGTCCGAAAAACTGGCAATGATCGTCGAGAGCGGCACTACCGACAAGCTGATGGCAGCCTCCATCCTCACTGCGGGTGCAGCAGCAATGGGCAAGAACGTGACAGTGTTCCTCACCTTTGGAGGGCTCATGGCCTTCAAAAAGGGCTACGAGCAGGCTCCGATGGTACTGCCCAACGAGTTCAAGGGCATGGAAGAGATACTTTCCCAAACCATGCAGGCCAAGAAAATCCCCCACTGGATGAAAAACTTCCAAGACGCCAAGGAAATCGGTAACGTCCACTTCTACGCCTGTAGCGCGACCATGGACCTGTTCGACCTCAAGAAAGACGACCTCGAGCCCATCGTCGAAGACGTGGTGGGCGTGGCCTACTTCATGAAGGAAACCGAAGGTGCGCAAACCCTCTTCATCTAG
- a CDS encoding site-specific integrase, whose amino-acid sequence MARRGKGGGTTYYHKGSRRWCAELNLGFDAQGKPLRVRAYHKTRREAEAWLAEQAALYHKGLLADPSKLTLREWAERWLERKAKEVRPRTAELYRLELSYALPSLKDPEARDPLGAKPLQDVKPAHLRAVLDGLMERYSLRTVKMVRQKLHTLFEEALHLELIYRSPVAPVRIKAPRGQAKPKAGRALEPHELSALLAALDQHQDPRTALALRLMLACGLRRGEALGLQWADLDLEAGTLTVRRAWTENGNHRGVSLPKTATSERTVPIPHATLARLKAYRLWYTERLGDPRPDSWLFPGNDPSKPLNPHAPNWALKRITERLGIPPLRVHDLRHSYGSHMLAQGAPLELVAERMGHANPNITLETYRHLLEHERRGWVLDPEDLLAPRAKA is encoded by the coding sequence ATGGCGAGGCGGGGTAAAGGTGGCGGGACGACCTACTACCACAAGGGCTCGAGGCGCTGGTGCGCTGAACTGAACCTGGGCTTTGACGCCCAGGGCAAGCCGCTACGGGTGCGGGCCTACCACAAGACCCGCCGGGAGGCCGAGGCGTGGCTGGCCGAACAGGCCGCCCTATACCACAAGGGGCTGCTGGCCGACCCCAGCAAGCTCACCCTGAGGGAGTGGGCGGAAAGGTGGCTCGAGCGCAAGGCCAAGGAGGTGCGCCCACGCACCGCCGAGCTGTACCGGCTCGAGCTGTCCTACGCCCTGCCCTCGCTCAAAGACCCCGAGGCCCGCGACCCGTTAGGCGCGAAGCCCCTGCAAGACGTGAAGCCCGCCCACCTCCGCGCGGTGCTGGACGGGCTCATGGAGCGTTACAGCCTGCGCACCGTGAAGATGGTGCGGCAGAAGCTCCACACCCTCTTTGAGGAAGCGCTGCACCTCGAGCTTATCTACAGAAGCCCCGTCGCGCCGGTGCGGATCAAGGCCCCCAGGGGACAGGCCAAGCCCAAGGCCGGTAGAGCCCTCGAGCCCCACGAGCTGAGCGCCCTGCTCGCCGCCCTCGACCAGCACCAAGACCCCCGCACCGCGCTAGCCCTGCGGTTGATGCTGGCCTGTGGCTTGCGCCGGGGTGAGGCGCTGGGGCTGCAATGGGCTGACCTCGACCTCGAGGCCGGGACGCTCACCGTGCGCCGGGCCTGGACGGAGAACGGCAACCACAGGGGGGTAAGCCTGCCCAAGACCGCCACATCCGAGCGTACCGTGCCTATCCCTCACGCCACCCTCGCGCGCCTGAAAGCCTACCGGCTGTGGTACACCGAGCGGCTGGGAGACCCGAGGCCGGATAGCTGGCTTTTTCCCGGCAACGACCCCAGCAAGCCGCTCAACCCCCACGCGCCCAACTGGGCCTTGAAACGGATCACCGAGCGGCTGGGTATTCCACCGCTTCGAGTCCACGACCTCAGGCACTCCTACGGTAGCCACATGCTGGCCCAGGGTGCCCCCCTCGAGCTGGTGGCCGAACGCATGGGCCACGCCAACCCCAATATCACCCTGGAAACTTACAGACATTTGCTCGAGCACGAGCGCCGGGGTTGGGTCCTTGACCCCGAGGATTTGCTGGCCCCTCGAGCCAAGGCTTGA
- a CDS encoding NAD(P)/FAD-dependent oxidoreductase has translation MKRILVLGGGTGGTLIANLLAKKLKNEAQITLVSASSRHLYQPGWLYVPFGWQDPRALSRSLKSLLNKRVQLEIGKVDRLDLPAQAVVLEEGNTLYYDYLVVATGSRVTPEDVPGLAEGAHHFYTEEAAWKLHAVLEEWQGGRIVVGVGGLPHKCPVAPLEFTFLLDEYLTRRGLRDKTEITYTYPINRVFSIESVAEVAEPLLKERGVKIETFFNLESVDPEKKLAISLEGSSLPYDLLVMIPPHRGAQFLEGSPIADAQGWVYTDRTTLQVKDYPNIYALGDTTNLPISKAGSTAHFEAPVIAEHIAAEIQGRAVDLQHASYNGKVTCFLETGYGKASILAFDYDHPPKPPAPSWLYHYEKMAFNKAYWYLVPTGVI, from the coding sequence ATGAAACGAATCTTGGTGTTGGGAGGTGGCACGGGCGGCACGCTCATCGCCAACCTGCTGGCGAAGAAGCTCAAAAACGAGGCCCAAATCACGCTGGTAAGCGCCTCGAGCCGCCACCTGTACCAACCCGGTTGGCTGTACGTACCCTTCGGCTGGCAAGACCCGCGGGCCCTCTCTAGGAGCCTCAAGTCACTGCTGAATAAGCGCGTCCAGCTTGAGATCGGCAAGGTGGATCGCCTCGATCTGCCGGCCCAAGCGGTGGTGCTCGAGGAGGGCAACACCCTGTACTACGACTATCTGGTAGTCGCCACCGGATCGCGGGTAACCCCCGAGGACGTGCCAGGGCTGGCTGAGGGCGCCCACCATTTCTACACCGAGGAAGCCGCCTGGAAGCTCCACGCAGTACTGGAAGAGTGGCAGGGGGGCAGGATCGTGGTGGGAGTAGGCGGGCTGCCGCACAAGTGCCCGGTAGCCCCCCTCGAGTTCACGTTCCTCCTCGACGAGTACCTGACCCGGCGCGGACTGCGCGATAAAACTGAGATCACCTACACCTACCCTATCAACCGCGTTTTCTCCATCGAGAGCGTGGCTGAAGTTGCCGAGCCGCTACTCAAGGAGCGCGGGGTCAAGATCGAGACCTTCTTCAACCTCGAGTCGGTGGACCCCGAAAAAAAGCTCGCCATCAGCCTGGAAGGCAGTTCGCTCCCCTACGACTTGCTGGTGATGATCCCACCCCACCGGGGAGCCCAGTTCCTCGAGGGCTCGCCCATCGCCGACGCGCAGGGCTGGGTCTATACCGACCGCACCACGCTCCAGGTCAAAGATTACCCTAACATTTACGCCCTAGGTGACACCACCAACCTACCCATCTCTAAGGCGGGCTCCACTGCCCACTTTGAGGCCCCGGTGATCGCCGAACATATCGCCGCCGAGATCCAAGGGCGGGCCGTTGACCTCCAACACGCCAGCTACAACGGCAAGGTGACTTGCTTCCTGGAAACGGGCTACGGTAAGGCCAGCATCCTGGCCTTCGACTACGATCACCCACCCAAGCCGCCCGCGCCGAGTTGGCTCTATCACTATGAGAAAATGGCCTTCAACAAAGCGTACTGGTACTTGGTGCCAACCGGTGTGATCTGA
- a CDS encoding flavodoxin domain-containing protein, whose product MTDKPILIAYATRTGTTREIAEALGAGMARRGAQVEVKRMEDVDDLGRYVAAILGSAVREEMWLPEAIEFVRRHQEELRKIPVFYYLVSMTLANDTPQRAQEGLGYLRPVRALVEPVDIGLFAGALDKGKLSPVIRLMLTKKGFPEGDWRDWDAVRAWGERVWQLLRQEEMSGF is encoded by the coding sequence ATGACCGATAAACCAATTCTGATCGCCTATGCGACCCGCACCGGCACCACCCGGGAGATCGCCGAAGCCCTGGGCGCGGGGATGGCTCGTCGGGGAGCTCAGGTCGAGGTCAAACGCATGGAGGACGTGGATGACCTTGGCCGGTATGTGGCAGCGATTCTAGGGAGCGCGGTGCGTGAGGAGATGTGGCTGCCCGAGGCCATAGAATTCGTGCGGCGCCACCAGGAGGAGTTGCGAAAGATCCCAGTGTTTTACTACCTGGTGTCCATGACCCTGGCCAACGACACCCCCCAGCGTGCCCAAGAAGGGTTGGGATATCTGCGCCCGGTGCGGGCTCTGGTCGAGCCGGTAGATATCGGCTTGTTCGCCGGGGCCTTGGACAAGGGCAAGCTCTCCCCGGTGATTCGGCTGATGCTGACCAAGAAGGGTTTCCCCGAGGGTGACTGGCGCGACTGGGACGCGGTGCGGGCCTGGGGCGAGCGGGTATGGCAACTGCTGCGGCAAGAAGAGATGAGCGGGTTCTGA
- the pfkA gene encoding 6-phosphofructokinase, translated as MKRIAVLTSGGDAPGMNAAIRAVVRGGLDQGWEVFGVRQGYAGLIAGEMNSLSARDVGGIIQQGGTMLGSARSLEFKTEEGRKVALANLEAKGIEALVVIGGNGSQTGAYALSQLGFPVVGVASTIDNDLYGSEITIGVDTALNIALEAIDRLKTTASSHRRAFLVEVMGRDCGYLALMSGLAGGAEVVVVPEVDTPPEEVAARLRGAYERGKAHAIAVVAEGARYGAEELMAYFREHQARLGFDLRSTILGHVQRGGIPGAFDRLLATRLGFGAVTRLAKGQHGILMGLLKGEISSTPLGEVVASKKPLDASLLEMAWVLAQ; from the coding sequence ATGAAACGCATCGCGGTACTCACCAGCGGGGGCGATGCCCCCGGCATGAACGCGGCCATCCGGGCGGTGGTGCGAGGCGGGCTGGATCAGGGCTGGGAAGTCTTCGGGGTACGCCAGGGGTACGCCGGTTTGATCGCAGGCGAGATGAACTCGCTCTCGGCCCGCGACGTGGGCGGCATCATCCAGCAGGGTGGGACCATGCTAGGCAGCGCCCGCAGCCTGGAATTCAAGACCGAGGAAGGGCGCAAGGTGGCCTTGGCTAACCTCGAGGCCAAAGGGATCGAGGCGCTGGTGGTGATCGGTGGGAACGGCTCCCAAACCGGGGCTTACGCCCTCTCGCAGCTGGGCTTCCCGGTGGTGGGGGTGGCTTCCACCATCGACAACGACCTCTACGGATCAGAGATCACCATCGGGGTGGACACCGCCCTCAACATCGCCCTGGAAGCCATTGACCGCTTGAAAACTACAGCCTCGAGCCACCGCCGGGCCTTCTTGGTGGAGGTGATGGGGCGCGACTGCGGTTATCTGGCCCTGATGTCGGGGCTCGCCGGGGGGGCCGAGGTGGTGGTGGTTCCCGAGGTGGATACCCCCCCTGAGGAGGTCGCCGCGCGGCTCCGCGGGGCTTACGAGCGGGGCAAGGCCCACGCCATCGCGGTGGTTGCGGAGGGGGCCCGCTACGGGGCCGAGGAACTGATGGCTTACTTCCGCGAACACCAGGCCCGGCTGGGCTTCGACCTGCGCAGTACCATCCTGGGCCACGTCCAGCGGGGCGGGATCCCGGGGGCGTTCGACCGGCTGTTGGCCACCCGGCTGGGCTTCGGAGCGGTCACCCGGTTGGCGAAGGGACAGCATGGCATCTTAATGGGTTTGCTCAAAGGAGAGATCAGCAGCACCCCCTTAGGCGAGGTGGTGGCGAGCAAGAAGCCTTTGGATGCTAGCTTGCTCGAGATGGCCTGGGTATTGGCCCAGTAG
- a CDS encoding MerR family transcriptional regulator, producing MLALAGSDENAQAFFQLPGVGIGAFAKMVNLPVSTVRHYIRLGLIEPWEVEGRYRFQPVNVRQAQTVRMWRELGMSLEEIVRRKQKQRQTDPTLILKDLIQKVPHDTGQTGALGIALVRQEVKNHELHMHTDIWSGNQLPDPNPQIAEEAARLREIMHELREEYRAVRERLEKKKLEIEERISQVRHIEDELYKGV from the coding sequence ATGTTGGCCTTGGCGGGTTCCGATGAGAATGCCCAGGCGTTTTTTCAGCTCCCAGGGGTCGGAATTGGAGCCTTCGCCAAAATGGTTAACCTGCCGGTCTCGACGGTACGCCACTATATTCGGCTGGGCCTGATCGAACCCTGGGAGGTAGAAGGGCGTTACCGCTTCCAACCTGTGAACGTGCGTCAAGCTCAGACGGTGCGGATGTGGCGTGAGTTGGGAATGAGCCTAGAAGAGATCGTTCGGCGCAAGCAAAAACAGCGTCAAACCGATCCCACGCTGATACTCAAAGATTTGATCCAGAAAGTACCTCACGATACGGGGCAGACGGGCGCTTTAGGCATCGCTTTGGTACGACAGGAAGTCAAAAACCACGAGCTTCACATGCACACCGACATCTGGAGCGGCAATCAGCTGCCTGACCCGAACCCCCAGATCGCCGAGGAAGCGGCTCGCCTCCGCGAGATCATGCACGAGTTGCGCGAGGAATACCGAGCCGTGCGGGAGCGTCTCGAGAAGAAAAAACTCGAGATCGAGGAGCGAATCTCCCAGGTGCGGCACATCGAAGACGAACTCTATAAGGGGGTTTGA
- the def gene encoding peptide deformylase, translating to MIYPIRLYGDPVLRKRASSVKDFSEIPRLAENMFETMFEARGVGLAAPQVGRLERLFVFAEYVDAEDEEEGEEADLKTRVKNQWVMVNPVITYRAGQQISTEGCLSIPGLYSEEVPRDLQVRVEYQDERGEKKTQEFEGYLAVVVQHELDHLDGTLFFERLPKALKAAFLEEHRQELAEMQRRAKAFLKELKAERLA from the coding sequence ATGATTTACCCGATCCGACTCTACGGCGACCCGGTGCTACGCAAGCGGGCTAGCTCGGTCAAGGATTTTTCGGAGATTCCCCGGCTGGCCGAAAACATGTTCGAGACGATGTTCGAGGCCAGAGGGGTAGGTTTGGCGGCTCCCCAGGTGGGCCGCTTGGAGCGCCTGTTTGTCTTCGCTGAGTATGTAGATGCCGAAGACGAGGAAGAAGGCGAAGAAGCCGACCTCAAGACCCGGGTCAAGAATCAGTGGGTGATGGTCAACCCCGTCATCACTTACCGTGCAGGTCAGCAGATCTCCACCGAGGGTTGCCTATCGATCCCCGGCCTCTACTCCGAAGAGGTGCCCCGCGACCTGCAGGTCCGGGTAGAGTACCAAGACGAGCGGGGCGAGAAGAAAACCCAGGAGTTCGAGGGATATTTGGCGGTGGTGGTCCAGCACGAACTCGACCATCTCGATGGTACCCTTTTCTTCGAGCGCTTGCCTAAAGCGCTGAAAGCGGCTTTCCTGGAAGAACACCGCCAGGAGTTGGCCGAGATGCAGCGCCGCGCCAAGGCGTTCCTAAAAGAGCTGAAGGCCGAGCGCCTGGCATAA
- a CDS encoding sulfurtransferase TusA family protein, protein MSNPVQISKEIDARGSFCPGPLMELIRAVKAANVGEVIAVLSGDPGSVKDIPAWVTKAGHKFLGMEDAGGEVKRFIVRKAR, encoded by the coding sequence ATGAGTAACCCCGTCCAGATCAGCAAAGAAATCGACGCCCGCGGCAGCTTCTGCCCCGGCCCCTTGATGGAGCTTATCCGCGCGGTCAAGGCCGCAAATGTAGGTGAGGTGATCGCGGTGCTCTCCGGCGACCCCGGCTCGGTCAAAGACATCCCAGCCTGGGTCACTAAGGCGGGCCACAAGTTTTTGGGGATGGAAGACGCCGGGGGAGAAGTCAAGCGCTTCATCGTCCGCAAAGCCCGCTAG
- a CDS encoding YbbR-like domain-containing protein, whose amino-acid sequence MIRRLLDHLPEKLLALLAAGLVWYQLRASEPIAERTLTRPLQVLGVRQGQSVSGLPQTVELRLRGPARLIEGNNLSTVNAYVDLSGVGEGAFVRNVQVGLPAGVRLVAVEPGRVEGRLEAVVSRRLPVEVHSPGHWLHFEPASVQAIGPRGLVDQAVRAVGVDIGGAQVRLFPVDATGEPLESLALNPDQVRVVQREVMQAQKAVPLVLAEPPTSLRVLEARVPSSVTLVGPVAVLASITQVRAVPEWRPGSYTSPLQLQLPQGVQATAPVQGNFRVAAR is encoded by the coding sequence AAAACTGCTGGCCTTGCTGGCGGCGGGGCTGGTGTGGTACCAACTGCGGGCCTCTGAGCCCATCGCCGAGCGCACCTTGACCCGCCCGCTCCAGGTATTGGGGGTACGGCAGGGGCAGAGCGTCTCGGGGTTGCCCCAGACGGTGGAGCTACGGCTGCGGGGGCCGGCCCGGCTGATCGAGGGCAACAACCTAAGCACCGTCAATGCCTATGTAGACCTTTCTGGGGTGGGCGAGGGGGCCTTTGTCCGGAACGTGCAAGTTGGCCTGCCGGCGGGGGTGCGTCTGGTCGCGGTGGAGCCGGGGCGGGTGGAAGGTAGGCTGGAGGCCGTGGTGAGCCGGCGCCTCCCGGTAGAGGTCCACAGCCCCGGACACTGGCTCCACTTTGAACCGGCCAGCGTGCAGGCCATCGGTCCGCGGGGGTTGGTGGACCAGGCGGTGCGGGCCGTGGGGGTAGACATAGGTGGGGCTCAGGTGCGGCTTTTCCCGGTAGATGCCACGGGGGAGCCCTTGGAGAGCCTCGCCCTCAACCCAGATCAAGTACGGGTTGTGCAGCGAGAGGTCATGCAGGCCCAGAAGGCCGTGCCCCTGGTGCTGGCCGAGCCGCCAACAAGCCTGCGGGTGCTCGAGGCCCGTGTCCCCAGCAGCGTGACCCTGGTGGGGCCGGTGGCGGTGCTCGCGAGCATCACCCAGGTGCGCGCTGTCCCCGAATGGCGCCCTGGGAGCTATACCTCGCCCCTGCAACTGCAACTTCCCCAGGGGGTGCAGGCGACGGCCCCGGTACAGGGGAACTTCCGGGTAGCGGCGAGATAA